AGCCGGTGGCCACAGCTTGAGGCTCTTAACTCCTCCCCCGTAAGTCACCGCTTGCCTACTGCCACGTAAACTGCCATACCAAAGAGCCTTGGTTCTGTACTTGGAGAGAACAATCTGGGATTTTTCTGGGCCCTTTGGTGCTCAAAGCCCTTTGTCACGGcaatcctttccctccccctgggctTTTGCAGAAGACAAACAGAACACTCCCTAGTTCTGAGCGTGTCAAAAGAGGGGCAAGATACTCCACTCAGTCATTCCGAAGTGTCTTAAAATATGCCTTtaaataaggggaggggctgtggctcagtggtagagcatctgcttggcatgcagaaggtcccaggttcaatctccagcatctccagttaaagggactaggcaagtaggtgatgggaaagacctctgcctgagaccctggagagccactgccagtctgagtagacaatatggaccttgatggtctgattcagtatgaggcagcttcatgtgttcatgccgtGTTTGCAAGTGAAAGCAGGGTTCAGCCCCCAACTATGGCATCTCCCGCCTGCTTCGGACAGTAAACCTCCGTTACCTGGAGCTTTGAGTGATGATACATCCAGCGCAGAGCAGCTGAGGTCATACTTGGTGGGTCTGATCCGTACGCATCGGAGAGTGCCTTTTCAACCAAGGCTACACCTTGAAAATGGTGTTCCTTCCAGTACCTGTGCAGGAGGGAAGGGggtgtcagaaaagaaaataatgacaTTTTTATAGGGTACAAGACAGCAGTCCTCACCAGTAATTAAAATATACAGATGTTTACACTGTCATGACCAAACTATCCCAGTTAGCTGATTACCCTACTCCACCAGGTCGCGTCTATTACAAACTTCTACAAAAGTCAAAACTCAGCAGTAAATTTCCCAACCTACATAGAtgaggctttctttctttttgttttaacaTTTGCTAATTTTTGCATAATGGTTATGGCCACAAGGAAGGGACCATGGAGTTTGGGTCACTGGATAGCCAGCTCAGCCTGGCCACATATTTTCATCTATCTTCAGGCACCTTTCCAAAAATGAAATTCCGTAAGATACAAAGCATAACATTAAAATGGGATCAGCTTTCTATTCCCTGTCTTTGCTTTATGAATAGGACAGCACAGCttgccagtttttttggggggggggaggggggctgccccTGCTCCTATCTGCTCACCAAAAATCCTTGGGGAGATTCCTCTGCCCCCGACTGTCTGTTTTCTTTCAGTTTGCTGACACCCTTCCCAACGCTATGGAGACGTCAGCAGCAGACTCACCTGTCCCTGTAGACTTGTGCCCAGTCATTGCCAAAAAACCTGCTCTGTGGCTGCTGACTCGGGTTTTTGTCTTTGTCTGTATACTTGTATTTCCCAGTCAAAAGGCCTCCTGCAGAGATTCAGGAACGATTACAACAACCCAGAATGCCCCCTGGacgtttggggtggggggtgtttccGCACTACCTCCACCACACGTTTTTCTAGTTTGGAGGCTctttatttccccctcccattcATTTTAAGTTTTGAGGGTTTTATGCAGAACTAGAGATTACCCTAAATTTGCAGAAAATGGTCCTACCCCATGGCCCTTGAACATCTGGTGATCCACATGGTGGAGTCACCCCTGGGATGGCAGAAAGATGGCATTGGATGTCAAGCCACCAAAAGACCAAGGCTCCTCTTCCTGCTGATTGAGAGACAGCCCATTTCTGGTTTCCTGCCTCTCCTTTTATAAAGGCGTCTCACCCAATGCTCAGTGATTCCTGGAACTACTCTGCAAAACAGCTTTAAGACTAAGCCTGGTAACCATCAAGAAAGTTagggggggtggggacatggggggcacaTACCACTGTCAACATCACTACCTTACTTCTGGGTACAGCCCAGAAATGACGATGGGTAGCTTAGGAACCACTgcaaactctatggcaatgaTCAGGAGGAGGCCTGGCTATCCTACTTTTTAACTTGGTGGTCTTGGTAGCTTTTGTGTGCTTCCTTTACAGATTTTGCAGGctataattacatttttaaaatttattatgaGGATGCCATCtgtagtgtagcggttagagagtcagactaggattagaattgggcatggagtaggggacactgaggtgggggggggaggtagttgtgaattttcggcattgtgcagggggttggactagataaccctggtggtcccttccaactctattattctattctatgaacctTGACTGAGCCAtggcagctcactgggtgacctcggaccaGTCTCAagagcacttggggggggggggttccaacaTTTACATCACTGCATCATAACAAAGAGAACACCTGTTCTAGGGACTGCAATTCTGGGGTCCATCAAGTATCTAGCCAGGCACTGTAGCTGCCTGGACATTGGTGTGTCCCAAATTAACCTTTCTCACGTCTCTGGCTCCCACCACCCCTCTGCAAGAGCAACCGGCATTTGCTTTTAAGGGCAGCCCATGTCTCGAACCCCTGGCCTCCACCCAAAACACGGAAACAATCCCCTTCCCCGTTCATTACCAGCCAGAGGATTGTAGGCGTAGAATCGGATTCCAAAGTGCCGAAGGCAAGGCAGAAGCTCTGGCTCCACTTGGCGAGTGGTGGCGTTGTACATGCCCTTcattggaagaggaagaagggggaagaagCTTCAGAAAGCAGCGGAACGGAGGGctgttgccaactgaccagaaacaCACAGTCTTGGCTGCCTTTGTGCCTTTTAAAGGGCCTGCAGAAATCAGCTCTTTGCAGAAATGCAAAAAGATGATCATGTTCCCATGCTTTCAAGCATACTTTAACAGCCACGAGGACTagaaatgcagtttttaaaaatgggaagctGAGATTCTCAGCAGGCAGAATTCTGCAACCACTACTACATTATCCAAGGATTCTGCCCTCCATCATGACTGTCACACCCCCTGGCCCGACAGCAGCTTGCCTATAAGTCATAATAGGTTTGGCACAGAACTTTCCCATTTCTCTGGCCAAAGAAACACACTGGCAAGGACTGCTTCCTTCCGAGCAAGATCCCAGAGAAGGGGACACAGACCGCAACGTGGAAGTAGCAGACCTCAGTGAGGCCGCGTCTCTCACCTGATACACCGTTGGCAGGACCCAATCGTGGGATTTACAGAGGGTACAAATCTCTGCCACTTCCCAAGCAGCGTAGTTGGAGAGGCCAAATTCCTTAAACTTCCCCtgtcaaaacaaaaaagcaaaacatCACCTTTTCAGCTCTGCGTTTGTGCCAACATCATAGAAAATTTGAGAAGAGCCCAATTGGATCAGGCCAGAGGCACGCCTGAGTCCAGCATCCGGAGATGTCGCTAGTCTAGAAAGCCCCCAAGCCAAGCCTGAAAGCAGCACgtctgcccccaccccctcgcAGCTGGGACATGGAGAAAGACTGCCTCTGCACACAGAGGCTCTGTTTGGTTACAGTGCATAAGATCTAGTTTGACAGAGCTGAGCAGAGCCTCCTCtttggtttaaaaacaaacaacatttatttcaatgggagttttgtgagtcagagctcactcctCCAGATATGCGGAAAGGAAATCATTTTGAGAATACTTACAGGGGAAATTACAGAGGGCAGGGAGAGGAGCTAAGAAAGATTTGGTGTGACTCCCATAAAAACATCTTTCAAGTGTCATTCTCTGCATGAAGAACTGAATTTTTATTTGCCAAATTTGGTGTAAGGGACTCCATTGCAATATACCTCTGGGTACCCATGGCTGGGACACACCAGAGATCAGGGCTGTTTTACCACGTtctaatttagaagaagagttggtttttatatgccgactttctctaccacttaagggagactcaaaccggcttacagtcaccttcccttccccacaacagacaccctgtgaggtaggtggggctgagagagctgtgactagcccaacgccagccagctggcttcgtgtgtaggagtggggaaaccaacccggctcaccagattagcctccaccgctcatgtggaggagtggggaatcaaacccggttctccagatcagagtccactgcgccaaactaccgctcttaaccactacaccacgctggctctctcgatAGACTGATTAAAATGTGTCGGATTGATCGGCTGTGACTTCTCTGACTTGCCAACACCCCCATCGCAGAGCTCCTGAGCACAGCGCCGGCCATTCGCCTCCCCTCCCGATGCCCCAAATCTCACGGCCTCTCGGCCAATGTGACCCCACCCCTGGAGGGCTCGTTGGAGCGTCTGGGGTTTGCCACCTCTTTGTGCAGCTTGTCGCAGGCCTGCAGAGTCTCTTCCACGGGAGTCCCGTGGTCGGGAGCGTGAAGGTAGAAGAGGTCCACGCTTTTCATCTGCAGCCTCTTGAGGGACGTCTCCAGCTGGGAGCAGACACTCTCCGCCTTCAGGGTTTTGCCATCCCACGGATTGGCCTTGGTGGCCACTTTGActggtggggagagaagaagaatttgtttttatatgtcgactttctctaccacttaagggagactcaaaccggcttacaatcaccttcccttcccctccccacaatagacgccctgtgaggtaggtggggctgagagagctgtgacttgcccaaggtcacccagctggcttcatgtgtgggagcagggaaacaaatccagttcaccagattagcctccgccgctcatgcggaggagaggggaatcaaactcagttctccagatcagagtccaccgctccaaaccactgctcttaaccactacaccatgctggctggaaaaTGTGCCTTTCTTCTTGATTCATAGAGTTCAAAGTGGGAGGGGGACAGAAGAGGGTTTGTCTTGGACCATGCTCCATTTAAGCCAAACTAGATGGCTCCAGGACACTCCGACACCCAGCAAAAAGGGGGAACAGGTGATCTTTACCTCTTGTTCATCCCCTGCCATCCAGAGGTTCTGGCCACTGTGAGAATCAGGATGAGGCCCCTGCTTTGCTCCAGCAAGTCTCTTCTAATGTTCTCAGACCTCTCTAAAATGCTGCTGGATTCTGACAGCCTCTGACAAGCTGAACGTGATGCGGGTggctgcccctccccccctccccccccccccgataaaaaCCACATATTCTGCCTCCAACATGCAAATACCCCCTATCCAAGCCTCAATTTGAGCCAAGACCCATCCTGGACCTTGGGCCTAACTTGCAACCTTTGGCTCTCTTGGGGGGCGGTGCATAGGAAAGTAAAGAGTATCTTGGAACAtgtgcagagcacctttccttcccTGCCGCTAAGCAACACACTACCGGCCTACGCACATCTGAGATCAGGCATGAAGGAAGGGTATCTTTGTAGGAGGACAAAGGCCAGTGAATAGTTGTTGAATAACCTGTTTATCAGGATAAAAgattctgggggggggaaagttACGTCAAGGGCAAAGATTGTGGAGAACAGTTGTTGCAGAAAAATAAGCAGGCGTCTTGTGGCACATGACAGCCTGGCGAGATTTTATCTCTGCAGGTGTTTCCAGTGCCTAGCGCCACGAGAGTCAGGAGCATGTCGGGGGTCCCAGCTTGGAGAATGGGAGAGGGATTGTAACACCCACCCCTTAAATCCTTTCCTTCCTTAATCTGAATAGAATGTAGGGATTATCAGGTGTAGggttaggccaggggtggggaacctttttagcaccaagggccatttggatatttataacatcattcgcgggccatacaaaacta
This portion of the Euleptes europaea isolate rEulEur1 chromosome 19, rEulEur1.hap1, whole genome shotgun sequence genome encodes:
- the AKR7A2 gene encoding aflatoxin B1 aldehyde reductase member 2, whose product is MEFGRRAGAEGSGAMLQAFLARGHRQLDTAHMYAGGESERLLGSLLAAQPAGAAAAMAMQCGQGRGMRSVLGVMEFGNRAGLDASRAMLRAFLDHGHCELDTAHIYAGGESERILGTLLATEPGGAVKVATKANPWDGKTLKAESVCSQLETSLKRLQMKSVDLFYLHAPDHGTPVEETLQACDKLHKEGKFKEFGLSNYAAWEVAEICTLCKSHDWVLPTVYQGMYNATTRQVEPELLPCLRHFGIRFYAYNPLAGGLLTGKYKYTDKDKNPSQQPQSRFFGNDWAQVYRDRYWKEHHFQGVALVEKALSDAYGSDPPSMTSAALRWMYHHSKLQADCGDAVIIGMSSLEQLQENLKCSEEGPLQAGVVDAFERAWHLTAHECPNYFR